Proteins from one Sabethes cyaneus chromosome 2, idSabCyanKW18_F2, whole genome shotgun sequence genomic window:
- the LOC128736929 gene encoding thioredoxin, mitochondrial: MNAITKAAGFRHLLVNGIRAIATSVPRLDIFHIQSPQEFDEKVKNSKEPIIVDFFATWCGPCRMLTPRIESVIGEQKGKVKLAKVDIDEHSDLALDYEVASVPVLLAIRNGKVEQRLVGLQDTDKLRNWVEKVVNEKK; encoded by the exons ATGAACGCCATCACTAAAGCAGCTGGCTTTCGACATTTGCTGGTAAACGGAATCCGTGCGATCGCCACCAGCGTGCCACGTTTGGACATTTTCCACATCCAGAGTCCACAGGAATTCGACGAGAAAGTGAAAAACAGCAAGGAACCAATCATTGTAGATTTTTTTGCAAC ATGGTGTGGACCTTGCAGAATGTTAACGCCACGAATTGAGTCCGTCATCGGTGAGCAGAAGGGCAAGGTGAAACTTGCCAAG GTGGACATCGATGAGCACAGTGACCTGGCCCTGGACTATGAGGTAGCATCCGTTCCGGTTCTGCTGGCGATTCGCAATGGAAAAGTGGAACAACGTCTGGTTGGACTACAGGACACGGACAAGCTGCGAAACTGGGTTGAAAAAGTTGTCAACGAGAAGAAGTAA
- the LOC128737617 gene encoding uncharacterized protein C7orf50 homolog codes for MCICFAHMGKSKNKNIAPQTETADEKSNLKKGKRKSTTENDTEETPAKKSHHEPSETITAGTTIEKAASLAVPTSSAKRAKRREKHAKNQQDKQEQSKNREKQDVCQYLQTWNDNREKWKFQKLKQIYIQEHVFDEDLLDDTIWPIVLEYISGTKGSGKETLSNRAKTIIKDVDRQAKDSGDKSLLEGSKYRRARDVLQYLG; via the exons ATGTGTATTTGTTTTGCTC ATATGGGCAAATCCAAGAACAAGAATATCGCACCACAAACAGAAACAGCGGATGAAAAGTCAAATTTAAAGAAAG gTAAGCGGAAATCAACCACAGAAAATGACACGGAAGAGACACCTGCGAAAAAATCGCACCACGAACCGTCTGAAACCATAACCGCAGGAACGACCATCGAAAAAGCTGCTTCGTTGGCTGTACCCACTTCTAGCGCTAAACGAGCTAAGCGCCGAGAAAAACACGCCAAGAATCAGCAGGATAAACAAGAACAGAGTAAAAATCGTGAAAAACAAGACGTCTGCCAGTATCTGCAAACCTGGAACGACAATCGAGAGAAGTGGAAATTCCAGAAGCTCAAACAGATATACATCCAAGAGCATGTCTTTGACGAAGACCTGCTGGATGACACGATCTGGCCGATTGTGTTGGAATATATTTCCGGCACAAAAGGCTCTGGCAAAGAGACTCTGTCGAATCGTGCTAAAACAATTATAAAAGATGTTGATCGCCAAGCAAAGGATTCCGGCGATAAGTCACTGCTTGAGGGAAGCAAATACCGGCGAGCAAGAGATGTATTGCAGTACTTAGGATAA
- the LOC128734862 gene encoding E3 ubiquitin-protein ligase MARCHF6, which produces MMDGDICRVCRCEAQSDRPLFHPCICTGSIKWIHQDCLMQWMRYSRKEYCELCGHRFSFTPIYSPDMPRVLPLKYVAGGLLSSVGTAVKYWIHYSMVAVAWLGVVPLTSYRTYRFLFSGSIDMLLSLPMDLLSTENIAIDVFRGCFVATCTLFTFVGLVWLREQIIHGGGPDWLERDDPPIVPADANGNDERPNPAENGQEENDNNNNNNNNNNDDNNNEEEHNNNNNNNFLDNNLIEPQNRGRPEDAAVMGVGGAAAVIPPPPVAGPAAAPAAAPAAPTAQAGPAAPAGARNPEVPADNIAIDPAEPPPPGDAADAEPEVVNEPAEAAADEANWNPMEWERAAEELTWERLLGLDGSMVFLEHVFWVVSLNTLFIFIFAFCPYFIGNTLITSLGIITPGKTLLHFHGLITTLLGYCVIGITLVKLHAIARFLRWHRQRRFLGLCYIVVKVSLLSVVEIGVLPLVCGWWLDICSLPMFDATLKDRKASFKAAPGTSLFIHWMFGMVYVYYFASFIVLLREVLRPGVLWFLRNLNDPDFSPIQEMIHLSILRHARRLIASAIIFGSAVLLMLWAPIQILKSLWPTFLPYTLSGDSEVNELSLQLLLLQIILPGFFEQSHTRIWLKGLVRIWCNVVARILGIKSYLLGSEPRANEDEIPPRQQPELGAGLAAAHQAIMQRDVPVGFQPYDRPALFVVRLVGLLAMMCVSLVIGSLITLTVPVWIGRHGMALWSMGSHITPPPNAVASGTETPPRPHELYTAAMGTYLCWIISRGIAVAVNLFPQGRTVVVERVKHWISVATSYALAAMIFVLMLGVIPLMFGLLLELVVVVPLRVPLEQTPVLFLWQDWALGVLYTKIACALTLMGPDWALKRAIEQVYRDGLHDINLKFIIRELGAPVITCFGLALAVPYVIAHSILPLFFTNQVTRILIARQIYPFFLLIAFIVVIVILQIRQFKKLYVAIKNDKYLVGQRLVNYDHHRKKRSEAAAASQNAATAAAAAAPPVVQ; this is translated from the exons ATGATGGATGGTGATATTTGCCGCGTGTGTCGCTGCGAAGCACAATCGGATCGGCCATTGTTCCATCCTTGTATTTGCACAGGCAGCATCAAGTGGATCCATCAGGATTGCCTAATGCAATGGATGCGATACTCGCGAAAAGAATACTGCGAATTGTGTGGCCACCGGTTTTCTTTTACGCCCATCTATTCACCGGATATGCCCAGGGTTTTACCGCTGAAGTATGTGGCGGGAGGTCTGCTTAGTTCCGTCGGGACAGCCGTCAAATACTGGATACACTACAGCATGGTAGCGGTTGCTTGGCTGGGTGTCGTCCCACTGACATCCTACCGAACTTACCGATTTCTGTTTTCCGGTTCGATCGACATGCTGCTAAGTTTGCCAATGGACCTGTTGTCCACTGAAAATATAGCTATCGATGTGTTTCGGGGATGTTTTGTCGCGACTTGCACGCTGTTTACCTTTGTGGGATTGGTTTGGCTTCGAGAGCAAATAATTCACGGTGGTGGACCGGATTGGCTTGAACGAGACGACCCACCAATCGTGCCAGCCGACGCTAACGGAAACGATGAACGCCCGAATCCGGCGGAAAACGGTCAAGAGgaaaatgataataataataacaataacaacaacaacaatgatgATAACAATAACGAGGAGgaacacaacaacaacaataataacaacTTTCTGGACAACAATTTAATTGAACCGCAGAACCGG GGTCGACCAGAGGATGCTGCTGTCATGGGTGTTGGAGGGGCAGCTGCAGTGATACCGCCACCACCAGTGGCAGGACCAGCTGCGGCTCCTGCTGCTGCACCGGCTGCTCCGACGGCACAAGCAGGCCCTGCCGCTCCGGCAGGCGCACGTAATCCGGAAGTTCCCGCCGACAACATTGCAATCGATCCGGCCGAACCGCCACCTCCTGGCGATGCTGCCGACGCTGAACCGGAAGTAGTGAATGAGCCTGCCGAGGCAGCAGCAGATGAAGCTAACTGGAACCCAATGGAATGGGAACGAGCTGCTGAGGAGCTTACCTGGGAACGGTTGCTTGGGCTGGATGGATCAATGGTGTTTCTGGAGCATGTTTTCTGGGTTGTATCGCTCAATACactgtttattttcattttcgcaTTTTGTCCATATTTTATTGGCAACACTTTGATTACCTCTTTGGGAATAATAACCCCCGGTAAAACGCTGCTTCACTTCCACGGTCTGATCACCACTTTGCTGGGTTACTGTGTCATTGGAATTACGCTGGTTAAGCTGCACGCTATCGCAAGGTTCTTGCGCTGGCATCGCCAGCGGCGATTCCTGGGTCTGTGCTACATTGTGGTGAAGGTTTCTTTGCTGTCGGTTGTCGAGATCGGAGTTCTGCCGCTCGTGTGTGGCTGGTGGTTGGATATTTGCTCGCTGCCGATGTTCGATGCCACCCTCAAGGATCGGAAAGCTAGCTTTAAAGCCGCACCCGGAACGTCGCTATTCATTCACTGGATGTTCGGTATGGTTTACGTGTACTACTTTGCTTCCTTCATCGTTCTGCTCCGCGAGGTACTCCGGCCGGGGGTGCTATGGTTTTTGCGGAATCTTAACGATCCGGACTTTAGTCCGATTCAG GAAATGATTCACCTTTCGATACTTCGACACGCACGGCGACTGATTGCTTCTGCCATTATCTTTGGATCGGCCGTTCTCCTAATGCTGTGGGCGCCAATTCAGATTCTTAAATCACTTTGGCCGACATTCTTACCTTATACCCTATCCGGTGATTCGGAAGTCAACGAACTTAGCTTGCAGTTGTTACTGTTGCAG ATAATTCTGCCTGGCTTCTTCGAACAATCGCACACACGCATTTGGCTGAAGGGCCTAGTTCGGATCTGGTGCAACGTAGTGGCCCGCATTTTAGGCATAAAAAGTTACCTGCTTGGGTCGGAACCTCGTGCCAACGAGGATGAAATTCCACCACGGCAGCAGCCGGAACTGGGTGCTGGATTGGCGGCAGCGCATCAGGCGATTATGCAGCGTGACGTTCCCGTTGGCTTCCAGCCGTACGATCGTCCGGCTTTGTTCGTCGTTCGATTGGTCGGGCTGCTAGCGATGATGTGCGTTAGCCTTGTGATCGGGTCGCTGATAACGCTTACCGTTCCCGTTTGGATTGGTCGACATGGGATGGCTTTATGGTCGATGGGTTCTCACATAACTCCTCCACCGAATGCAGTCGCCAGCGGAACTGAAACTCCCCCCAGGCCACACGAGTTGTACACGGCGGCGATGGGAACGTATCTGTGCTGGATCATATCGCGAGGAATTGCCGTTGCAGTGAATCTATTCCCGCAAGGACGAACTGTAGTCGTGGAAAGAGTGAAACACTGGATTTCCGTAGCTACTTCATACGCACTGGCAGCCATGATATTCGTACTTATGCTGGGAGTTATTCCGCTTATGTTTGGCCTCCTGCTGGAATTGGTTGTGGTGGTTCCGTTGCGAGTCCCACTAGAGCAAACGCCGGTTCTGTTCCTGTGGCAAGACTGGGCCCTAGGAGTTTTATACACAAAAATTGCTTGCGCCCTGACTTTGATGGGTCCAGATTGGGCCCTAAAACGAGCGATTGAACAGGTGTACCGAGATGGTCTTCACGATATTAACCTGAAATTTATCATACGAGAGCTGGGTGCTCCGGTCATTACCTGCTTTGGACTTGCCTTGGCTGTTCCTTACGTGATTGCGCACTCAATTCTGCCACTTTTCTTCACCAATCAAGTGACGAGGATACTGATCGCTCGCCAAATCTATCCTTTCTTCCTGCTGATCGCGTTCATCGTAGTGATCGTAATTCTGCAGATACGACAGTTCAAGAAGCTATACGTTGCAATCAAAAACGACAAATATCTGGTTGGGCAACGGTTAGTCAACTACGATCATCATCGTAAGAAACGTTCGGAAGCAGCAGCCGCCAGTCAAAATGCCGCAACAGCTGCGGCAGCCGCGGCTCCTCCAGTTGTACAGTGA
- the LOC128734863 gene encoding decapping nuclease DXO homolog: MNLTDLDPSTTIQKQRSFPAITQPKIVGFFSVGTERQYIPTADNLKYLNLPKPEANGCLRIDLNKGFEIRIPKPTSAKQERIDHLLRFMVHNGMNVTEGNSTKPDFVCFRGLLRMLMCTPYDRDTGWIVLASRYKGTIYLCSKETPEKLQQEANETEKQKRFCYYGFKFEQHVLTDDPNSEPNTSAPVVESEEFCCLFSTTLENKRILYGAEMDGIFSQTPINRDQIDATLLNRLQFVEVKVKRRESNQRQADNFFRFKSIKWWCQSFLVNVQRLFVGLRNDRGIVDEITEMSLKQLDRQSRRFWSASVCMTFCSDFLELVRAKMSQVDSPHTVYRFDYDPGKARAVLFGVLEGMNEETFLPDWYVSGVNN; the protein is encoded by the exons ATGAATTTAACCGATCTTGATCCGTCCACAACGATTCAAAAACAAAGATCATTCCCAGCTATCACACAGCCCAAGATTGTCGGCTTCTTCAGCGTTGGGACCGAACGGCAGTACATTCCTACGGcagataatttaaaatatttaaatttgccCAAACCGGAAGCGAACGGATGCTTGAGAATTGACCTTAACAAGGGCTTTGAAATCCGGATACCAAAACCGACTAGTGCGAAGCAGGAACGGATTGATCATTTGTTGAGATTTATGGTTCACAATGGCATGAATGTGACCGAGGGCAATAGTACGAAACCGGATTTTGTTTGTTTCCGCGGTCTACTGCGAATGCTGATGTGCACGCCATATGACCGAGACACTGGATGGATTGTTCTGGCTAGTCGATACAAAGGTACAATTTACCTTTGTTCCAAGGAAACCCCGGAAAAGTTGCAACAAGAAGCTAACGAGACGGAAAAGCAGAAACGGTTCTGCTATTATGGGTTCAAATTTGAGCAGCACGTTCTGACTG ATGACCCTAACAGTGAACCGAATACATCAGCACCGGTTGTAGAATCGGAGGAGTTTTGTTGCCTGTTCAGTACGACGTTGGAAAACAAACGTATCCTCTACGGTGCTGAGATGGATGGAATATTTTCTCAAACCCCAATCAACCGAGATCAGATCGATGCGACGCTATTGAACCGGCTTCAATTCGTCGAAGTTAAGGTAAAACGGCGCGAGTCTAACCAACGGCAAGCGGATAATTTTTTCAGATTCAAATCGATTAAATGGTGGTGCCAGAGCTTTCTGGTCAACGTTCAGCGGTTGTTTGTTGGACTGCGAAATGATCGCGGTATCGTTGACGAGATCACCGAGATGAGCTTGAAGCAGCTGGATCGGCAATCACGGCGATTTTGGTCCGCCTCGGTTTGTATGACATTCTGTTCGGACTTTTTGGAGTTGGTTCGGGCGAAGATGAGCCAAGTAGATTCACCGCACACCGTGTATCGATTCGATTACGACCCCGGCAAGGCAAGGGCTGTTTTGTTCGGCGTTCTCGAGGGTATGAACGAGGAGACTTTTCTGCCGGATTGGTATGTTAGCGGAGTAAATAATTAg
- the LOC128737413 gene encoding pentatricopeptide repeat-containing protein 2, mitochondrial-like has protein sequence MFRRSLFAFIRQSETAKSVVAVRNLYSASVLGLDGYENYRQKTSTQHLHNIDNFKRKMREFVAGSNTNMIFTEDLKNVIHLVENTPEDKQLLLDMIEKYNSQSQELRFGNYVFGPVVMRALHHLKDPQLALELFKNEKYSGFFDQLTSYQILGDLLYENGLYPQVREVFDIVKQRQIQGSHYPKHSVTLTLAACYRENSKESYQYAMNLWKELNAVGHLPMRKATAFAAALALKHGEPGIALEIATSFMKGNYVTIRQIKLLALVKLGRFDDLVPILRSILEVGGPVDNKQTFCQEVIQQIKDAIGAASEEASQDLQRILSYLETNGHITEKTMEELLCQEIVSTAQKRDNYSNLAESYRSRGGSQQRRSFAPSSAQKSRFYRPGLADLN, from the exons ATGTTTCGTCGCAGTTTGTTCGCCTTTATTCGTCAGTCTGAAACAG CTAAATCCGTCGTCGCCGTTCGTAATCTATACTCGGCGTCCGTGCTAGGCTTAGATGGATACGAAAATTACCGGCAAAAAACCAGTACACAGCATTTGCACAATATCGACAACTTCAAAAGAAAAATGCGTGAATTTGTTGCCGGTTCTAATACAAACATGATTTTCACGGAAGATCTTAAGAACGTGATTCATCTGGTGGAAAACACTCCAGAAGATAAACAACTATTGCTGGACATGATTGAAAA GTACAATTCTCAATCACAAGAGTTGCGTTTTGGAAACTATGTATTTGGCCCGGTCGTGATGCGAGCACTTCACCATCTCAAAGATCCTCAGCTGGCACTGGAGTTATTCAAGAACGAAAAATATAGCGGCTTTTTCGATCAACTGACCTCATACCAGATTTTGGGTGATTTGCTGTATGAAAATGGTCTCTATCCACAGGTTAGGGAAGTGTTCGATATCGTAAAACAGCGGCAGATACAGGGGAGTCATTACCCAAAGCACTCGGTAACTTTGACTCTTGCCGCCTGTTATCGGGAGAATAGCAAGGAATCCTATCAGTATGCCATGAATTTGTGGAAAGAACTGAATGCGGTCGGCCACTTGCCAATGAGAAAAGCCACGGCCTTTGCGGCTGCCCTGGCTTTAAAGCATGGTGAACCAGGGATTGCATTGGAAATAGCCACAAGTTTTATGAAAGGAAATTATGTGACTATTAGACAGATAAAG CTTCTAGCTCTGGTTAAACTGGGCCGGTTCGATGACCTAGTTCCTATTCTCCGCTCCATCTTAGAAGTGGGAGGACCAGTTGACAACAAACAGACCTTCTGCCAGGAGGTCATACAGCAAATTAAGGATGCGATCGGTGCTGCCTCCGAAGAAGCTTCACAGGATTTGCAACGGATTTTGAGTTACCTGGAGACAAATGGTCACATTACTGAGAAAACGATGGAAGAGTTACTGTGTCAGGAAATTGTATCAACCGCACAGAAAAGAGATAACTATAGCAACCTTGCTGAAAGCTACCGAAGTCGCGGGGGTTCCCAGCAACGTAGAAGTTTTGCCCCAAGTAGTGCGCAGAAGAGCAGGTTTTATCGTCCAGGTTTGGCCGATTTGAACTGA